A stretch of DNA from Kiloniellales bacterium:
TCAGGTTTGGATCCATGTTCGTGCCCCGAAGATGCACGTCGTCTCTGTAGATCCACACAAACTCGTCGCAGGTACCGGTGAACTCGATGAGGTAAAATCCGGAATGAATGGCGTCCTGCAGGGCGGTGGGCGAGGTCGCTGGATTATCGCAGTCGATGATCTGGGCTTGAGCGCGCTCGGACCCGGCCGCGAGGAACAAGAGCCCTGCGGCTGCAAGATTTCTGATCATGATAGTCTCCCTGGATTGAATTCATTGCTGAAAAGAGAATCCGTCGGGGTTCTCGGCACACGTGGTCCCGATGGCGGGCGGGGCCCGTCAGTTGAGATCTCTCGAAAAAGTTGTGTGCCATCGCCTTAACCCGTTTGGGCTAATGATGACTGCCTGTCTTGTAATTTGTTTCTCAGCGGCCCGGAGATGAGAAGTTTACTCGCTGCCTGCTCCTATGGTCAGGCTCATCGCTCTGAGGGCCGTTTTTTCAACAACAGGAATATATAACCCAAGCCTTGATTGACTGCAATCAGCCGCTTGCCTCAGGGCCGCGCGCGGCAGCCTCGTCAGCTTTATCGGCAAGGGCTGAATAGACAACCCATTGCAGGCTCACATCTAGGCCGCCCGAATGCCGGCGACGAAGCTGTCGATCTTCCCGCTCAATTCGTCCGCCATGCCGTTGAGAGCGTCGGCGGCGCCCACCACCTGATTTGTGGCTTGCCCCGTCGCTTCGGTGGCCTCGCGGATGCCGGAAATGGAGTCCGTCACCTCCTGGGTTCCGGTCGCGGCATGCTGGGCGTTTCGCGAGATTTCCTGGGTCGCTCCGCTCTGCTGGTCGATCGCCGCCGCGACCGCCGTGGCCATTTCGCCCATCCGGCCGATCACGCTGCGAATCTGGTCGATAGCGGTCACCGCCTCCTGGGAAACCGACTGTATCTCGCCGATCTGAGCGGCGATCTGCTCCGTGGCCTTGGCGGTTTGGCTGGCCAGCGACTTGACCTCGGAGGCGACCACGGCGAAGCCCTTTCCGGCGTCCCCGGCGCGCGCCGCCTCGATGGTCGCGTTGAGCGCCAGGAGATTGGTCTGCTCGGCAATATCGTTGATCAGGCTGACCACCTCGCCGATCTGTTGGCTCATCTCGGCCAGGCTCTGCATCGTCGTATTCGTCTTCTCCGCCGTGCCGATCGCCTCGGACGCGATCTCGGTCGAACGCGACACCTGGTTGCTGACCTCATTGATCGAGCTCGACATCTCCTCGGCCGCCGCGGCCACCGTTTGAACGTTAGCCGAGGCCTGCTCGGCCGCACTGGCCACGGCGTTGGACTGCTGGTTGGTCTGATCGACGTTGCCCGACATGTCCTTGGCCGTCGACTGAAGCTCTCCGGCAGCCCGGGCTACGCTTTGGACCACGGTCTTGACACTCGCCTCCAGCTCGTCCGCCATCTGCCGCATCGCCCGGGCCTTCTCTTCCTCCGCGCGCTTCTCGTTTTCCGCCTGTTCGGCCTGCAGACGCCGCTTCTCGATCGCGTTTCCCTTGAAGACCTCGACGCTTCGCGCCATCGCGCCGATCTCATCGCCCGAACCGGTAGCCGGGATCTCGATCTCGATATCGTTGTTGGCGAGGGCGGTCATGGCTTGAGTCAGCGACTTGGTGCGCGAGGTGATGTTGCGGCTGATCGCGAATCCGGCGCCGCCGGCACTGGCAAGCGCGGCCAAGCCCACGAAGATGACAATCAGGGACATCGCGCTTCCGGCCGCCTCTAGCGCCGCCATTTCCTGTTGGGCGCGCTCGCCCGTGTGGTCCACCAGAGCACGGATGCGCTTGGTGACCTCGGCATCCGCCGCGGCGAAGGCTCCGGTCAGCACTTCGATCGCCTGCGCCTGCGCGAAGCTTCCCGCGAAGTCGAAGACCTGACCCGCCGCCTCCTTGACCAGTGCCAAGTCGCCCCGCAGCGCCTCGCTGGTCTCGTAGCCGAACTGGTCGGCGCCCTGCTGGTAGGTTTCAATCGCCGTGTCGATCTCGGCCAGCAAAGCGTCATTTTCGAGCCGCTTCCGCGCGAGTTTTTCCAGATCCAGCTCTGCCGGCGCGCCCGCGACCAAGCCGCGGCTGCGCTCCAGAAGCAGCTCGATTCGGGCGACCTGCGACGTGCCTTGGAGCCCGACTTCGTGGAGCACCTTGCCCGACGCTGCCATACGCGAAGCGCCGATCTGGGCGGCTACGGCGAGCACGACGATGCCGACCGCCGCTAGTCCGATGATCAGATAGAGCTTGGCTCCGATCGTACCGAATACCTTGACCACGTCTCGGATCCTTTCAACCGGGCAACTCATGTCCCGGTGCGACAGACGGGACGGAAGGGTCCGCCTTCCGTCCCGGTTGCCGTGTTCTCAGTTAGCCGCCGAACTTGCGCGCGGCTTCGATGACCTTGGCCATTTCGGCCGTCGGCTGACCGGCGGTCACCAGGATCAGAGGCTGCTCGATCGAACGGTCGGTGCCGACCACGGCAACCTTATTGTTGACCGTATTGTTGACCGCGATGCCGATCGCCTGAGGCACCTGGCCGACGATGCTGACGACCTGGGTGGCACCCGGCAGCTCGCGGGCATTGGCCGTGATCTCGCCGCCGCCCATCACTTCTTTCTCGACCATGGAGCGGACGCCGCCGCCCTTGGTCTCCATGACCACGAGGATCGGCGCCGCCTTGCCGCCGAGCTCCTGCCAGTTCTTGATCTTGCCGGACATGATGTCGGCGATCTGGGCGAGGCTCAGGTTCTTGACCGGGTTCGAAGGATGCACCACGAAGGCGACGCGGGTCGTGCCGACCCTGTGGGCCATGAGGTTCAGCCCGTCCGTGGCCCCGGGCTTCTTCTTGTTGACCTTCTTGACGGTCGTCTCGAGCGGAGCCGAGATCATGGCCATGCTCGCGTTGCCGGCGGCCAGGTCCATGATTCCCCGGCTGCTGCCGTTGGCGACGACCTTCAAGGACTGCCCGGACTGCTTTTCGATATCGGACTTGTGCGGCAGCATGATGTTGCTGGCCACGGTGGTCGAGCCATGGACCGAGATCTCGACGGCGCGGGCGTCCGTGCCGATGCCCAGACCGAGCGTCGCGGCAAGGGCAAGTCCAAAGAAGGTTCTTCCAATCATCGTCATAAGTCTCCCGTGCGGTGGTAGCGGCATGGGTCGGCCACTCGCCGAACTCAGGCCTTTGACGCAGTGATAGCTTTTTAGGCGTAGTCTAAAGATGTTATCGTTTTCTGAAGAAATCGGCCCCCGCCGCGAAGCGCGGGCGTCTCCAGTCGTAATGTGTGGGGTACGGGAAACGCCGCGACGGCCGTCCGCCCGACTCTTTTGGCCCGCGCCTAAACGGCCACCCCCGCCTTCAGGCCTTCCAGCACCGCCTCTTCCGCCGTGCGCGGCGAGATGCAGTCGCCGACCAGGTGGTGGTCGAGGCCGAGGTCGCGCAGGATGGCCTCGACCGCGTTCGCCGGGTTGTGGCCCTGGCAGAGGACCAGGGTGTCGACGCCCTCGCAAAGCACGGCCTCGCCGCTCATCAGGTGCTGGAGATAGACCGTGTCGGAATCGGCGCCGTAGAGGCGGACATAGGGGATGGTCTCGACGCCCAGTTTGTGCAGGCGGCCGATGCTGGAATCCCGCACGTACATCTGGATGGTCTGTCCCGCCATGGTGCCGTTGACCGCCAGCTTCACGGCGCAGCCCTGCTCGGCCAGCATTTCCGCGATGCCGATGCCGATCCAGTCGGCCCGCCAGTCGGCCACGACGACCGATTGCCCGACGTTGACCTGCCCCTGGAGCACCTGCCAGGCGTCGACCACGTGGGCCTCGTCCC
This window harbors:
- a CDS encoding substrate-binding domain-containing protein, with the translated sequence MIGRTFFGLALAATLGLGIGTDARAVEISVHGSTTVASNIMLPHKSDIEKQSGQSLKVVANGSSRGIMDLAAGNASMAMISAPLETTVKKVNKKKPGATDGLNLMAHRVGTTRVAFVVHPSNPVKNLSLAQIADIMSGKIKNWQELGGKAAPILVVMETKGGGVRSMVEKEVMGGGEITANARELPGATQVVSIVGQVPQAIGIAVNNTVNNKVAVVGTDRSIEQPLILVTAGQPTAEMAKVIEAARKFGG
- a CDS encoding methyl-accepting chemotaxis protein, which translates into the protein MVKVFGTIGAKLYLIIGLAAVGIVVLAVAAQIGASRMAASGKVLHEVGLQGTSQVARIELLLERSRGLVAGAPAELDLEKLARKRLENDALLAEIDTAIETYQQGADQFGYETSEALRGDLALVKEAAGQVFDFAGSFAQAQAIEVLTGAFAAADAEVTKRIRALVDHTGERAQQEMAALEAAGSAMSLIVIFVGLAALASAGGAGFAISRNITSRTKSLTQAMTALANNDIEIEIPATGSGDEIGAMARSVEVFKGNAIEKRRLQAEQAENEKRAEEEKARAMRQMADELEASVKTVVQSVARAAGELQSTAKDMSGNVDQTNQQSNAVASAAEQASANVQTVAAAAEEMSSSINEVSNQVSRSTEIASEAIGTAEKTNTTMQSLAEMSQQIGEVVSLINDIAEQTNLLALNATIEAARAGDAGKGFAVVASEVKSLASQTAKATEQIAAQIGEIQSVSQEAVTAIDQIRSVIGRMGEMATAVAAAIDQQSGATQEISRNAQHAATGTQEVTDSISGIREATEATGQATNQVVGAADALNGMADELSGKIDSFVAGIRAA